A section of the Pseudomonas prosekii genome encodes:
- a CDS encoding NAD-glutamate dehydrogenase — protein MAFFTAASKADFQHQLQAALAQHISEQALPQVALFAEQFFGIISLDELTQRRLSDLAGCTLSAWRLLERFDHTQPQVRVYNPDYERHGWQSTHTAVEVLHHDLPFLVDSVRTELNRRGYSIHTLQTTVLSVRRGSKGELLEILPKGTQGEGILQESLMYLEIDRCANAAELNVLSKELEQVLGEVRVAVADFEPMKEKVQELLSGLDTSQFNVDPEEKAEIKSFLEWLVGNHFTFLGYEEFVVRDEADGGHIVYDQDSFLGLTKLLRTGLTYEDLRIEDYAVNYLREPTLLSFAKAAHPSRVHRPAYPDYVSIREIDADGKVIKECRFMGLYTSSVYGESVRVIPYIRRKVEEIERRSGFQAKAHLGKELAQVVEVLPRDDLFQTPVDELFSTVMSIVQIQERNKIRVFLRKDPYGRFCYCLAYVPRDIYSTEVRQKIQQVLMDRLKASDCEFWTFFSESVLARVQLILRVDPKNRLDIDPVLLEKEVVQACRSWQDDYASLTVESFGEASGTNVLADFPKGFPAGYRERFAAHSAVVDMQHLLSLTEKNPLVMSFYQPLGQVSGQRELHCKLYHADTPLALSDVLPILENLGLRVLGEFPYRLRHNNGREFWIHDFAFTAAEGLELDIQQLNDTLQDAFVHIVRGDAENDAFNRLVLTAGLPWRDVALLRAYARYMKQIRLGFDLGYIASTLNNHTDIARELTRLFKTRFYLARKLTGDDLEDKQQRLEQAIVTALDDVQVLNEDRILRRYLDLIKATLRTNFYQTDAQGHNKSYFSFKFNPHLIPELPKPVPKFEIFVYSPRVEGVHLRFGNVARGGLRWSDREEDYRTEVLGLVKAQQVKNSVIVPVGAKGGFLPRRLPLGGGRDEIAAEGIACYRIFISGLLDITDNLKDGALVPPVNVVRHDDDDPYLVVAADKGTATFSDIANGIAIDYGFWLGDAFASGGSAGYDHKKMGITAKGAWVGVQRHFRERGINVQQDSITVVGVGDMAGDVFGNGLLMSETLQLVAAFNHLHIFIDPNPQPANSFAERKRLFDLPRSAWSDYDTSIMSEGGGIFSRSAKSIAISPQMKDRFDIQADKLTPTELLNALLKAPVDLLWNGGIGTYVKASTESHADVGDKANDALRVNGNELRCKVVGEGGNLGMTQLGRVEFGLNGGGSNTDFIDNAGGVDCSDHEVNIKILLNEVVQAGDMTDKQRNQLLASMTDEVGNLVLGNNYKQTQALSLAARRAYVRIAEYKRLMNDLEGRGKLDRAIEFLPAEDAINERVAAGHGLTRAELSVLISYSKIDLKEALLNSQVPDDEYLTRDMETAFPPSLVSKFSEAMRRHRLKREIVSTQIANDLVNHMGITFVQRLKESTGMSPANVAGAYVIVRDIFHLPHWFRQIEALDYQVAADVQLELMDELMRLGRRATRWFLRARRNEQNAARDVAHFGPHLKELGLKLDELLSGEIHENWQNRYQAYVEAGVPELLARMVAGTSHLYTLLPIIEAADVTGQNAADVAKAYFAVGSALDITWYLQQISALPVENNWQALAREAFRDDVDWQQRAITISVLQQGDGSHDVETRLALWMAEHEGMIERWRAMLVEIRAASGTDYAMYAVANRELLDLALSGQAVVPAVTQELEPAA, from the coding sequence ATGGCGTTCTTCACCGCAGCCAGCAAAGCCGACTTCCAGCACCAACTGCAAGCGGCACTGGCGCAGCACATCAGTGAACAGGCACTGCCACAAGTGGCGCTGTTTGCTGAACAATTTTTCGGCATCATTTCCCTCGACGAGCTGACCCAGCGTCGGCTGTCCGACCTCGCCGGCTGCACCCTTTCTGCATGGCGCCTGCTTGAGCGCTTTGACCACACGCAACCGCAAGTGCGCGTCTACAACCCTGATTACGAACGCCACGGCTGGCAGTCGACCCACACCGCGGTCGAAGTCCTGCACCACGATTTGCCCTTTCTCGTGGACTCGGTACGCACCGAGCTGAACCGTCGCGGCTACAGCATTCACACCTTGCAAACCACTGTGCTGAGCGTGCGTCGCGGCAGCAAAGGCGAGTTGCTGGAAATCCTGCCGAAGGGCACCCAGGGCGAAGGCATCCTGCAAGAATCGCTGATGTACCTGGAAATCGACCGCTGCGCCAACGCGGCCGAACTGAATGTGCTGAGCAAAGAGCTGGAACAGGTTCTCGGTGAAGTCCGCGTTGCGGTCGCCGATTTCGAGCCAATGAAAGAAAAAGTCCAGGAACTGCTCAGCGGCCTCGACACCAGCCAGTTCAATGTCGATCCAGAAGAAAAAGCCGAAATCAAAAGCTTCCTGGAATGGCTGGTGGGCAACCACTTCACGTTCCTCGGCTATGAAGAGTTCGTGGTCCGCGATGAAGCCGATGGCGGCCACATCGTGTATGACCAGGATTCGTTCCTCGGCCTGACCAAACTGCTGCGCACCGGCCTGACCTACGAAGACCTGCGCATCGAAGACTACGCCGTAAACTACCTGCGCGAACCGACCCTGCTGTCGTTCGCCAAGGCTGCGCACCCGAGCCGTGTGCACCGTCCGGCGTATCCGGATTACGTGTCGATCCGTGAAATCGACGCCGACGGCAAAGTCATCAAGGAATGCCGTTTCATGGGCCTCTACACCTCCTCGGTGTATGGCGAGAGCGTGCGGGTGATTCCGTACATCCGCCGCAAGGTCGAAGAAATCGAACGCCGTTCCGGCTTCCAGGCCAAGGCTCACTTGGGCAAGGAACTGGCGCAAGTGGTTGAAGTGCTGCCGCGCGACGACCTGTTCCAGACCCCGGTCGACGAGCTGTTCAGCACCGTGATGTCGATCGTGCAGATCCAGGAACGCAACAAGATCCGCGTGTTCCTGCGCAAAGACCCGTACGGCCGTTTCTGCTACTGCCTGGCCTACGTGCCGCGCGATATCTATTCCACCGAAGTGCGCCAGAAGATCCAGCAAGTGCTGATGGATCGCCTGAAAGCCTCGGATTGCGAATTCTGGACATTCTTCTCCGAGTCCGTTTTGGCGCGCGTGCAGCTGATTCTGCGGGTTGATCCGAAGAACCGTCTGGACATCGACCCGGTCCTGCTGGAAAAAGAAGTGGTCCAGGCCTGCCGCAGCTGGCAGGACGACTACGCCAGCCTGACCGTTGAAAGCTTCGGCGAAGCCAGCGGCACCAACGTGCTGGCCGACTTCCCGAAAGGCTTCCCGGCCGGTTACCGCGAGCGCTTCGCAGCGCATTCGGCAGTCGTCGACATGCAGCACCTGCTGAGCCTGACCGAGAAAAACCCGCTGGTGATGAGCTTCTATCAGCCGCTGGGCCAGGTTTCCGGCCAACGCGAGCTGCATTGCAAGCTGTATCACGCCGACACGCCGCTGGCGCTGTCCGACGTGCTGCCGATTCTGGAAAACCTCGGTTTGCGCGTATTGGGTGAATTCCCGTATCGCCTGCGCCACAACAATGGCCGCGAGTTCTGGATTCACGATTTCGCCTTCACCGCTGCTGAAGGCCTGGAACTCGACATCCAGCAACTCAACGACACGCTGCAGGACGCATTCGTCCACATCGTGCGCGGCGATGCCGAAAACGATGCCTTCAACCGTTTGGTGCTGACCGCCGGCCTGCCATGGCGCGACGTGGCGCTGCTGCGTGCCTATGCGCGCTACATGAAGCAGATTCGCCTGGGCTTCGACCTTGGCTACATCGCCAGCACGCTGAACAACCACACCGACATCGCTCGCGAGTTGACCCGGTTGTTCAAAACCCGTTTCTACCTGGCGCGCAAGCTCACCGGCGACGACCTAGAAGACAAGCAACAACGTCTGGAACAAGCGATCGTTACTGCACTGGACGACGTCCAGGTGTTGAACGAAGACCGCATCCTGCGTCGTTACCTGGACCTGATCAAAGCTACGCTGCGCACCAACTTCTACCAGACTGACGCGCAGGGCCATAACAAGTCCTACTTCAGCTTCAAGTTCAACCCGCACTTGATTCCTGAACTGCCGAAACCGGTTCCGAAGTTTGAAATCTTCGTTTACTCGCCACGCGTCGAAGGCGTGCACTTGCGCTTCGGTAACGTTGCGCGCGGCGGCCTGCGCTGGTCCGACCGTGAAGAGGACTACCGCACCGAAGTGTTGGGTCTGGTAAAAGCCCAGCAAGTGAAAAACTCGGTGATCGTGCCGGTCGGCGCCAAGGGCGGTTTCCTGCCGCGTCGCCTGCCATTGGGCGGCGGTCGCGACGAGATCGCAGCCGAAGGCATCGCCTGCTACCGCATCTTCATTTCGGGCCTGTTGGACATCACCGACAACCTGAAGGACGGCGCGCTGGTGCCGCCAGTCAACGTTGTGCGTCATGACGACGATGACCCGTACCTGGTAGTGGCTGCGGACAAGGGCACTGCAACCTTCTCCGACATCGCCAACGGTATTGCCATCGACTACGGTTTCTGGCTCGGCGACGCCTTTGCTTCGGGCGGCTCGGCGGGTTACGACCACAAGAAAATGGGCATCACCGCCAAAGGCGCGTGGGTCGGCGTACAGCGCCACTTCCGCGAGCGCGGGATCAACGTGCAGCAAGACAGCATCACCGTGGTCGGCGTCGGCGACATGGCTGGCGACGTATTCGGTAATGGCTTGCTGATGTCCGAGACCCTGCAACTGGTCGCTGCATTCAACCACTTGCACATCTTCATCGACCCGAACCCGCAGCCGGCCAACAGCTTCGCCGAGCGTAAGCGCCTGTTCGACCTGCCGCGTTCGGCGTGGTCGGATTACGACACCAGCATCATGTCCGAGGGCGGCGGGATCTTCTCCCGTAGCGCGAAAAGCATCGCGATTTCCCCGCAGATGAAAGACCGCTTCGACATTCAGGCTGACAAGCTGACCCCGACCGAACTGCTGAACGCCTTGCTCAAGGCGCCGGTAGACCTGTTGTGGAACGGCGGCATCGGCACGTACGTCAAGGCCAGCACCGAAAGCCACGCCGATGTCGGCGACAAGGCCAACGATGCGCTGCGCGTCAACGGTAACGAACTGCGCTGCAAAGTCGTGGGCGAGGGCGGTAACCTCGGGATGACCCAACTGGGTCGTGTCGAATTCGGCCTCAATGGCGGCGGCTCCAACACCGACTTCATCGACAACGCCGGTGGTGTGGACTGCTCCGACCACGAAGTGAACATCAAGATCCTGCTGAACGAAGTGGTTCAGGCCGGTGACATGACCGACAAGCAACGTAACCAGTTGCTCGCGAGCATGACCGACGAAGTCGGCAATCTGGTGCTGGGCAACAACTACAAGCAGACTCAGGCCTTGTCCCTGGCGGCCCGCCGTGCATACGTGCGGATTGCCGAATACAAGCGTCTGATGAACGATCTGGAAGGTCGCGGCAAGCTGGATCGGGCGATCGAGTTCCTGCCAGCCGAAGACGCGATCAACGAGCGCGTTGCGGCAGGCCATGGCCTGACCCGTGCCGAGCTGTCGGTGCTGATTTCGTACAGCAAGATCGACCTCAAAGAAGCACTGCTCAACTCGCAAGTGCCGGACGACGAATACCTGACCCGCGACATGGAAACCGCTTTCCCGCCGAGTCTGGTGAGCAAGTTCTCCGAAGCCATGCGCCGTCACCGTCTGAAGCGCGAAATCGTCAGCACCCAGATCGCCAACGATCTGGTCAACCACATGGGCATCACGTTCGTGCAGCGACTCAAAGAGTCGACCGGCATGAGCCCGGCGAACGTGGCTGGCGCTTATGTGATCGTGCGTGACATTTTCCATCTCCCGCACTGGTTCCGTCAGATCGAAGCCCTGGACTATCAGGTCGCCGCTGACGTGCAACTGGAGCTGATGGACGAGCTGATGCGTCTCGGCCGCCGCGCTACCCGCTGGTTCCTGCGTGCCCGCCGCAACGAGCAGAACGCTGCCCGTGACGTTGCGCACTTCGGTCCGCATCTGAAGGAGTTGGGCCTCAAGCTCGACGAACTGCTGAGCGGCGAGATCCACGAAAACTGGCAGAACCGTTATCAGGCGTACGTCGAAGCCGGTGTGCCGGAGTTGCTCGCACGCATGGTGGCTGGCACTTCGCACCTGTACACCTTGCTGCCGATCATCGAAGCGGCCGACGTGACTGGCCAGAACGCAGCAGACGTGGCGAAGGCTTACTTCGCGGTCGGCAGCGCGCTGGACATCACTTGGTACCTGCAACAGATCAGCGCTCTGCCGGTTGAAAACAACTGGCAGGCGCTGGCCCGTGAAGCGTTCCGCGATGATGTCGACTGGCAGCAACGGGCGATCACCATTTCGGTCCTGCAACAGGGCGACGGCAGCCACGACGTGGAAACACGTCTGGCGCTGTGGATGGCAGAGCACGAAGGCATGATCGAACGCTGGCGCGCGATGCTGGTAGAAATCCGTGCCGCCAGCGGCACTGATTACGCCATGTACGCGGTAGCCAACCGTGAGCTGCTCGACCTCGCGTTGAGTGGTCAGGCGGTTGTGCCGGCGGTAACGCAGGAGCTGGAACCAGCGGCTTGA
- a CDS encoding cupin domain-containing protein yields the protein MKAVHLLAALALTLSASAFAHDPSEKITVLQDELLQNVPGKKAMMIEVDYKPGQSSIAHKHQGTAMAYVLSGEIISQVKGQKAITYKAGQYWYEPAGSEHLLSKNASETKPAKLLVFMVLSPDEKVLIPLEH from the coding sequence ATGAAAGCAGTGCATTTACTCGCCGCCCTCGCCCTGACCCTTTCTGCCTCGGCATTTGCCCACGACCCTTCGGAAAAGATCACCGTGTTGCAGGACGAACTGCTGCAAAACGTCCCCGGCAAAAAAGCCATGATGATCGAGGTCGACTACAAACCCGGCCAATCTTCCATCGCCCACAAACACCAAGGCACGGCCATGGCTTACGTGCTGTCGGGCGAGATCATCTCGCAGGTCAAGGGTCAGAAAGCGATCACCTACAAGGCCGGTCAATACTGGTACGAACCCGCCGGCTCCGAGCATCTGCTGTCGAAAAACGCCAGCGAAACCAAACCGGCCAAGCTCTTGGTGTTCATGGTGTTGTCGCCGGACGAGAAAGTGCTGATCCCCCTGGAACACTAA
- a CDS encoding antibiotic biosynthesis monooxygenase family protein, with protein MSNEVINTVQVQAAAGRSEELGKQLQKIVETLRELPGCDSYMVDRCPEDSNRWNVSARWQSEAAMQSHFYHPEVQGFIGLIDNRLANAVDFNTFPIV; from the coding sequence ATGTCCAACGAAGTGATCAACACCGTACAGGTGCAGGCCGCCGCCGGCCGCTCGGAAGAACTGGGCAAGCAGCTGCAAAAGATTGTCGAAACCCTGCGCGAACTTCCCGGCTGCGATTCCTATATGGTCGACCGCTGCCCCGAGGACAGCAACCGCTGGAACGTCAGCGCCCGTTGGCAATCGGAAGCGGCCATGCAATCGCACTTTTACCACCCCGAAGTGCAGGGCTTCATCGGCCTGATCGATAACCGGCTGGCGAATGCCGTCGATTTCAATACATTTCCGATCGTCTGA
- the pdxR gene encoding MocR-like pyridoxine biosynthesis transcription factor PdxR encodes MELHVVINGRKDLAGQLYQQLRAAIETGRLAAGTQLPPSRLLAEQLGISRKTISDTYSQLTYENFLTGVTGKGTYVNARPAKIQRKQSHSELASSEVIESWRNLPVFLRHPTLQGSLRYDFIGGATSKGQFPQDDWRRCTSHALRQIAGSKGFYSLPEGLPALRNAIARHIAFSRGVNCQDEDVVVCNGAQQALDLIGRVLIRPGSLVAMEDPGYPPARLLFGSHGATVVGVPVDAEGIQVDLIPHGTRLIYVTPSHQFPLGMPMSQARRVALLARAHELGAIIIEDDYDSEFRYEGRPTDSLQSMDERGIVAYVGTFSKTLLPELRLGYTILPPAILEAVIRAKQLTDLHTSTLPQWALAKFIAEGCLLKHIRRCHTIYAGRRERILARIAGDLAPWLEAVPTTAGFHMVVLCKVPIDIPLVIELAKKVEVGLYAIDSFYYQQAPRAGLFFGFGAIETLDIDTAMDRLRDILQQVS; translated from the coding sequence ATGGAACTTCACGTTGTCATCAACGGCCGCAAGGACCTGGCAGGCCAGTTGTACCAACAGCTGCGCGCCGCCATCGAAACCGGTCGCCTGGCCGCCGGCACGCAACTGCCGCCGAGCCGTTTGCTGGCGGAACAACTGGGCATTTCGCGCAAGACTATTTCCGACACCTACTCGCAACTGACCTACGAAAACTTCCTCACTGGCGTCACCGGCAAAGGCACTTACGTCAACGCGCGGCCGGCGAAAATCCAGCGCAAGCAAAGCCATTCGGAATTGGCCAGCAGCGAGGTCATCGAGTCCTGGCGCAACCTGCCGGTGTTCCTCCGTCACCCGACGCTGCAGGGTTCGCTGCGATACGACTTTATCGGCGGCGCCACCAGCAAAGGCCAGTTTCCGCAGGACGACTGGCGCCGCTGCACGTCGCATGCGTTGCGGCAGATCGCCGGTTCCAAAGGTTTCTACAGCCTGCCCGAAGGCTTGCCGGCGCTGCGCAATGCGATTGCCCGGCACATCGCGTTTTCCCGTGGGGTCAATTGTCAGGACGAAGACGTGGTGGTGTGCAACGGCGCGCAGCAAGCGCTGGACCTGATTGGCCGAGTGCTGATCCGGCCCGGCAGCCTGGTGGCGATGGAAGACCCCGGTTACCCGCCCGCGCGGCTGTTGTTCGGCAGCCACGGCGCCACCGTGGTCGGCGTGCCGGTGGATGCCGAAGGGATTCAAGTGGATTTGATTCCGCACGGCACGCGGCTGATTTACGTGACGCCGTCGCACCAGTTTCCGCTGGGCATGCCGATGAGTCAGGCGCGGCGCGTGGCCCTGCTGGCGCGTGCGCATGAGCTGGGCGCGATCATCATTGAAGACGATTACGACAGCGAGTTTCGCTACGAAGGTCGCCCGACTGATTCACTGCAAAGCATGGACGAGCGCGGCATCGTCGCCTACGTCGGCACGTTCTCGAAAACCCTGCTGCCGGAGCTGCGGCTGGGCTACACCATTCTGCCGCCAGCGATCCTCGAAGCGGTGATCCGCGCCAAGCAACTCACCGACCTGCACACCTCGACCCTGCCGCAATGGGCGCTGGCCAAGTTCATCGCCGAGGGCTGCCTGCTCAAGCACATCCGCCGCTGCCACACCATTTACGCCGGGCGCCGCGAGCGGATTCTGGCGCGCATCGCCGGTGATCTGGCGCCGTGGCTGGAAGCGGTACCGACCACCGCCGGGTTTCACATGGTGGTGCTGTGCAAGGTGCCGATCGACATTCCATTGGTCATCGAATTGGCGAAAAAGGTTGAAGTCGGGCTGTACGCAATCGACAGCTTTTACTACCAGCAAGCGCCACGGGCCGGACTTTTCTTCGGTTTTGGCGCGATAGAAACCCTCGATATCGACACCGCAATGGACCGCTTGCGCGACATTTTGCAGCAGGTCAGTTGA
- a CDS encoding carboxymuconolactone decarboxylase family protein — protein sequence MNPRLDYYSASPKAMKAMIAMEALTSHLSIEPALLHLIKIRASQLNGCAFCTDMHSVDARRLGETDRRLYSIVVWRDSSFFNPRERAAFAWTEAVTLLSESHVPDDVYSLARDQFSESELVDLTIAVTTINSWNRLAVSFRQSPSD from the coding sequence ATGAATCCCCGCCTGGACTACTACAGCGCCTCGCCCAAAGCGATGAAAGCGATGATCGCCATGGAAGCCCTGACCAGCCACCTGAGCATCGAGCCGGCGCTGCTGCACCTGATCAAAATCCGCGCCTCGCAACTCAACGGCTGCGCGTTCTGCACCGACATGCACTCAGTCGACGCCCGGCGCCTCGGCGAGACGGACCGGCGTTTGTATTCGATTGTGGTGTGGCGCGACAGCAGCTTTTTCAACCCCCGCGAACGCGCGGCGTTTGCCTGGACCGAAGCGGTGACGCTGCTCTCTGAAAGCCACGTGCCGGACGACGTTTACAGTTTGGCGCGGGACCAATTCAGCGAAAGCGAACTGGTGGACCTGACCATCGCCGTGACCACAATTAACAGCTGGAATCGGTTGGCGGTGAGTTTCCGCCAGAGCCCCAGCGACTGA